From a region of the Flavobacterium sediminilitoris genome:
- the uvrB gene encoding excinuclease ABC subunit UvrB, with protein sequence MKFQVVSDYKPTGDQPQAIEKLSNGIINGEKYQTLLGVTGSGKTFTVANMIQEVQKPTLILAHNKTLAAQLYSEFKQFFPNNSVQYFVSYYDYYQPEAFIPVTGTYIEKDLSINDELEKLRLSTTSALLSGRRDIVVISSVSCLYGIGNPVEFQKNVITIERDQVISRTKLLHRLVQSLYARTEAEFTPGTFRIKGDTVEIFPSYADDPFRVHFFGDEIEEIEAFDPRTAQVIEKYETLNIYPANMFVTSPDVLQKAIWEIQQDMVKQVDYFKEIGKHLEAKRLEERTNFDLEMIRELGYCSGIENYSRYLDGREAGTRPFCLLDYFPDDFLMVVDESHVTISQVHAMYGGDRSRKENLVEYGFRLPAAMDNRPLKFEEFEALQNQVVYVSATPADYELQKTEGIYVEQVIRPTGLLDPIIEIRPSENQIDDLIEEIQIRCEADERVLVTTLTKRMAEELTKYLTKVAIRCRYIHSDVDTLERVEIMQDLRKGIFDVLIGVNLLREGLDLPEVSLVAILDADKEGFLRSHRSLTQTVGRAARNVNGKAIMYADKITKSMQKTIDETTYRREKQMAYNLKHGLEPKALNKSLGNALSGNSVSTQYYDNLEYKAAEPESEYLSKPEIEKKIREKRKAMEKAAKELDFMQAARLRDEIKALQEKI encoded by the coding sequence ATGAAATTCCAAGTCGTATCAGATTATAAACCAACAGGAGATCAACCGCAAGCCATTGAAAAATTATCTAATGGAATTATAAATGGGGAAAAGTACCAAACATTATTAGGAGTTACAGGATCAGGAAAAACTTTTACTGTAGCTAATATGATACAAGAAGTACAGAAACCTACTCTAATTTTAGCGCACAATAAAACCTTAGCTGCTCAATTATACTCTGAGTTTAAACAATTTTTCCCTAATAATTCCGTACAATACTTTGTATCCTACTATGATTATTATCAACCAGAAGCGTTTATACCTGTTACTGGAACTTATATAGAAAAAGATCTTTCGATTAATGACGAATTAGAAAAATTACGATTAAGCACCACTTCTGCACTACTTTCAGGACGAAGAGACATTGTCGTTATTTCATCTGTTTCTTGTTTATATGGTATTGGGAACCCTGTAGAATTTCAAAAGAATGTCATTACCATAGAACGTGACCAAGTAATATCACGAACAAAACTATTACATAGACTTGTACAAAGCTTATATGCTCGTACAGAAGCTGAATTCACACCAGGAACCTTTAGAATAAAAGGAGATACTGTAGAGATTTTTCCAAGTTATGCAGACGATCCTTTTCGTGTACACTTCTTTGGAGATGAAATTGAAGAAATCGAAGCTTTTGACCCAAGAACAGCCCAAGTCATTGAAAAATATGAAACACTAAATATATATCCTGCCAATATGTTCGTAACATCTCCCGATGTACTTCAAAAAGCAATTTGGGAAATACAGCAAGATATGGTAAAACAAGTAGACTATTTCAAAGAAATAGGCAAACATTTAGAAGCAAAACGATTAGAAGAACGTACTAACTTCGATTTAGAAATGATACGTGAACTAGGTTATTGCTCAGGAATTGAAAATTATTCTCGTTACCTTGATGGTAGAGAAGCAGGAACAAGACCTTTCTGTTTATTAGACTATTTCCCAGATGATTTCTTAATGGTAGTTGATGAAAGCCATGTTACCATATCACAAGTACACGCTATGTATGGTGGAGACAGAAGTCGAAAAGAAAACTTAGTAGAATATGGATTTCGATTACCCGCAGCAATGGACAACAGACCATTAAAATTTGAAGAATTTGAAGCCTTACAAAATCAAGTTGTTTACGTTTCCGCTACACCTGCTGATTACGAACTACAAAAAACAGAAGGTATATACGTAGAACAAGTTATTAGACCTACAGGATTATTAGACCCAATAATTGAAATTCGTCCAAGTGAAAACCAAATAGATGATCTAATAGAAGAAATACAAATTCGTTGCGAAGCCGATGAACGAGTACTTGTTACAACACTTACTAAGAGAATGGCAGAAGAATTAACTAAATACTTAACCAAAGTAGCTATTCGCTGTCGCTATATTCATTCTGATGTAGACACTTTAGAACGTGTAGAAATTATGCAAGATCTACGAAAAGGAATTTTTGATGTACTAATTGGAGTGAACCTACTACGTGAAGGACTTGATTTACCCGAAGTATCCCTTGTAGCTATTTTAGATGCAGACAAAGAAGGTTTTTTACGTAGTCATCGTTCACTTACACAAACAGTAGGACGTGCTGCCCGAAACGTAAACGGAAAAGCCATTATGTATGCAGATAAAATAACTAAAAGCATGCAAAAAACCATCGATGAAACCACATATCGACGTGAAAAACAAATGGCATATAACCTTAAACATGGACTAGAACCAAAGGCACTAAATAAGAGCCTAGGTAATGCATTAAGCGGAAACTCTGTTTCAACACAATATTATGACAACTTAGAATACAAAGCAGCCGAACCTGAAAGTGAATACCTAAGTAAACCCGAAATTGAAAAGAAAATTCGTGAAAAACGAAAAGCAATGGAAAAAGCAGCAAAAGAACTCGACTTTATGCAAGCAGCCAGATTAAGAGACGAAATTAAAGCATTACAGGAAAAGATATAA
- a CDS encoding DMP19 family protein, producing the protein MKNTAQILQLTDEIEIIEAIGSHVWNKKQESDNLTEAETTFVLIDIFEGAMNEGGFYYFFNGETGSFAREILEAYKNIEAPKTANIIAKAIGLFGINNYFDETGKRQNAINKLDEKALSGWEDLDELFFNDEQEEDIVALIVAYIKKNQTQFDY; encoded by the coding sequence ATGAAAAACACCGCTCAGATACTACAACTCACAGACGAGATTGAAATCATTGAAGCTATAGGCTCACACGTTTGGAATAAGAAACAAGAAAGTGACAATCTTACAGAAGCCGAAACCACTTTTGTCCTTATCGACATATTTGAAGGAGCCATGAACGAAGGCGGTTTTTACTATTTCTTTAATGGGGAAACAGGAAGTTTTGCTAGAGAAATATTAGAGGCTTACAAAAATATTGAAGCACCAAAAACGGCAAATATCATTGCAAAAGCAATTGGCTTATTCGGTATTAATAACTACTTTGACGAAACTGGAAAAAGACAAAATGCGATTAATAAACTTGACGAAAAAGCACTTTCTGGTTGGGAAGATTTAGACGAATTATTCTTTAACGACGAACAAGAAGAAGACATCGTTGCTCTAATAGTAGCCTATATAAAAAAGAATCAAACTCAATTTGATTATTAA
- a CDS encoding DUF2200 domain-containing protein, with translation MKTTPEHNERIAKMTFGSVYPHYLAKVEKKGRTKEELHQVIEWLTGLNEKKTQKLIEENVTFETFFKKAKIHPNAHLIKGLICGYRIEEIENPLTQNVRYLDKLVDELAKGKKIEKILRNE, from the coding sequence ATGAAAACAACTCCCGAACACAATGAACGCATAGCTAAAATGACTTTTGGTTCTGTGTATCCACATTATTTAGCAAAAGTGGAAAAAAAAGGCAGAACAAAAGAAGAGCTACATCAGGTAATTGAATGGTTAACAGGCTTAAATGAAAAGAAAACACAAAAACTTATCGAAGAAAATGTAACTTTTGAAACGTTTTTTAAAAAGGCTAAAATACACCCAAATGCTCATCTTATTAAAGGCTTAATTTGCGGTTACCGCATAGAAGAAATCGAAAATCCTTTAACACAAAACGTAAGATATTTAGACAAATTAGTAGACGAATTAGCAAAAGGTAAAAAAATAGAAAAAATTTTAAGAAACGAATAA
- a CDS encoding GNAT family N-acetyltransferase yields the protein MKNEEQKLDNPVWYSLTETQMPFAVEYNNIKFYKPNYCSFGGFTDLDKTLAGCDQYSTLTTNFYIVGPKPEFSESLKINKELVCNQMITSTPINIEIKETIIELQTNNETDLFNLVNLVQPGYFKKETSQLGSYYGIYKDNQLVAVAGERMKMNTYTEVSAIVTHPEHTGKGYAKQLIAHVTNKILNENKIPYLHVVENNIDAIKLYEKLGFLTRRKISFWNLTMNDNSET from the coding sequence ATGAAAAATGAAGAACAAAAATTAGACAACCCTGTTTGGTATTCTTTGACAGAAACCCAAATGCCATTTGCTGTTGAATATAATAATATAAAGTTTTATAAACCAAATTATTGCTCATTTGGAGGTTTTACAGATTTAGATAAAACATTAGCAGGATGTGATCAATATTCAACATTGACTACTAATTTTTATATTGTTGGTCCTAAGCCAGAATTTAGTGAATCTTTAAAAATAAATAAGGAATTAGTTTGCAATCAAATGATAACTTCAACACCAATAAATATTGAAATAAAAGAAACAATTATTGAATTGCAAACAAATAACGAAACGGATTTATTTAATCTGGTTAATTTAGTTCAACCCGGTTATTTCAAAAAAGAAACATCACAACTAGGTAGTTATTATGGAATATATAAAGATAATCAATTAGTGGCAGTTGCTGGTGAACGAATGAAGATGAATACTTATACAGAAGTCAGTGCTATTGTAACTCACCCTGAACATACAGGTAAAGGATATGCAAAACAACTAATTGCTCATGTGACTAATAAGATATTAAACGAGAATAAAATTCCATATTTACATGTTGTAGAAAATAATATTGATGCCATAAAATTATATGAAAAACTTGGTTTTTTAACAAGACGAAAAATTAGTTTTTGGAATCTTACAATGAATGACAACTCTGAAACATAA
- a CDS encoding Crp/Fnr family transcriptional regulator, whose product MYSQLIKNISKYIELNLEEERLFETFWTEKTITKGDYLLRNGEVCKTDNYIISGSLKAFYINSDNGKEEILYFAIDDWWATDIDSFQKQKASIYNIQALEETKLLQIQHQSFQKMLNLIPKLERYFRIILENYLGSLQRRIIINNSYDATHRYYDFLENYPKIEKKVPQYLIASYLGISPEFISRIKRK is encoded by the coding sequence ATGTATTCTCAACTAATAAAAAATATATCAAAATATATTGAATTGAATTTGGAAGAAGAACGTTTATTCGAGACTTTTTGGACAGAAAAAACAATAACCAAAGGAGATTACTTATTGAGAAATGGTGAAGTGTGCAAAACAGATAATTACATCATATCAGGTTCATTAAAAGCTTTTTATATAAATTCAGATAATGGTAAAGAAGAAATTTTATATTTTGCTATTGACGATTGGTGGGCAACAGATATTGACAGTTTTCAGAAGCAAAAAGCCTCAATTTACAATATTCAAGCATTGGAAGAAACAAAATTATTGCAAATTCAGCATCAATCATTTCAAAAAATGCTAAATCTTATACCGAAACTGGAAAGATATTTTAGAATTATACTAGAAAATTATTTAGGAAGCTTACAACGTCGAATTATAATTAATAACTCTTATGATGCAACACATAGATATTATGATTTCTTAGAAAACTACCCAAAAATTGAGAAAAAAGTTCCTCAATATTTAATCGCTTCATATTTAGGAATCTCTCCCGAATTTATAAGTCGTATAAAGAGAAAATAA
- a CDS encoding FMN-dependent NADH-azoreductase, with amino-acid sequence MKKILIINASVRNENSHSRKLTKLFVENWQKKYPNDSFTFREVGLNKIPPIDNDWIASAFIKPNNRNEDNQKGVELSNELVKELKENDIYVIGTPMYNWSIPSGLKTYIDQVMRINETWAFRSGKPDGDYIGLLKNKKMFILSSRGDTGYGENEKNQHMNFQTTYLKFIFGMMGIKDITIISLDNEEFGGDIFENSKQKIYKKIGLIE; translated from the coding sequence ATGAAAAAAATACTTATTATTAATGCAAGTGTTAGAAATGAAAACTCTCACAGTAGAAAACTTACAAAACTATTTGTAGAGAATTGGCAAAAAAAATATCCAAACGATTCTTTTACTTTCAGAGAAGTTGGATTAAACAAAATTCCTCCTATTGACAACGATTGGATAGCAAGTGCCTTTATAAAGCCCAATAACAGAAATGAAGACAATCAAAAAGGAGTTGAATTAAGCAATGAACTTGTAAAAGAATTAAAAGAGAATGACATTTATGTGATTGGCACACCTATGTATAACTGGTCAATTCCTAGTGGATTAAAAACCTATATAGATCAAGTTATGAGAATAAATGAAACTTGGGCATTTCGTTCTGGTAAACCAGATGGTGATTACATTGGATTACTTAAAAATAAAAAGATGTTCATCCTCTCTAGTCGAGGAGATACAGGATATGGAGAGAATGAAAAAAATCAACACATGAATTTTCAAACAACATATTTGAAATTCATTTTTGGAATGATGGGAATAAAAGATATAACCATAATTTCATTGGATAATGAAGAATTTGGAGGAGACATTTTTGAAAATTCAAAACAAAAAATCTATAAAAAAATTGGACTAATTGAATAA
- a CDS encoding PH domain-containing protein: protein MGLFNKLLGNASEVSPEKLNEKYKRLLTDNEEIELGFQLLRDTFVFTNRRLILIDVQGITGSKVEYKSMPYKNISRFSLETAGTFDLDAELKIWISSEDIPSVSKKFNKSIDVYEVQKYLANKVM, encoded by the coding sequence ATGGGATTATTCAATAAATTACTGGGAAATGCAAGTGAAGTTTCTCCTGAAAAATTAAATGAAAAATACAAACGATTATTAACCGATAATGAAGAAATTGAATTAGGATTTCAACTATTACGAGATACTTTTGTATTCACAAACAGACGTTTAATTCTAATTGATGTTCAAGGTATTACAGGAAGTAAAGTTGAATATAAATCAATGCCTTACAAAAACATCTCAAGATTTTCATTAGAAACGGCTGGAACGTTTGACTTAGATGCTGAATTAAAAATATGGATTTCAAGTGAAGATATTCCATCTGTAAGTAAAAAATTCAATAAAAGCATTGATGTTTATGAAGTTCAAAAATACTTAGCAAATAAGGTAATGTAA
- a CDS encoding DUF6576 domain-containing protein produces MNFIIFIPIVPSSSDFNPILIIIPVLILVYILIIKTNIFSLDKKSNAYYKKDKKYYSIEDKYNTVKIEKERELNQLLEKINKKGINNLSAKEKRRLDELSK; encoded by the coding sequence ATGAACTTTATTATATTTATACCTATTGTTCCATCTTCCTCTGATTTCAACCCTATCCTAATAATAATACCTGTTTTAATATTAGTTTATATACTAATAATAAAAACAAATATTTTTTCATTAGATAAAAAATCTAATGCATATTATAAAAAGGATAAAAAGTATTATTCAATAGAAGATAAATATAATACCGTTAAAATTGAAAAAGAAAGAGAGCTAAATCAATTATTAGAAAAGATAAACAAAAAAGGCATAAACAATTTGTCAGCGAAAGAAAAAAGAAGGCTAGACGAATTATCAAAATAA
- a CDS encoding FG-GAP repeat domain-containing protein, with product MKLIHDTTLSTLIVLSLIGCNNPKQQITNNTQEVKDTIAKVIFTNKNQEKSIAIKDNCDNYPVDSLLTTKILTTGTFHNDEIEKDDNEKVWLGLFKTPEGYSIAKTKLNASRVYDAVLDENEYEKTAWNIKTAIEDTCIVLIEPLSFIKEKSIETITLNETLLPNHSKNFNFLGIDYKLTATGNTKKDSQILDYYIVSNYKLYLTASINGKDYTQLLVAKPSFDYQMIRILFAGDIDGDGKLDLLLDTSSHYNATSPTLYLSKPAIQGSIIRPMGKHTSVGC from the coding sequence ATGAAATTAATACATGACACTACACTATCAACACTGATTGTGCTTAGCTTAATAGGCTGCAACAATCCTAAACAACAGATCACTAATAATACACAAGAAGTAAAAGATACTATAGCTAAAGTTATTTTTACAAATAAAAATCAGGAAAAAAGTATTGCTATAAAAGATAATTGTGATAACTATCCTGTAGATTCATTATTAACTACTAAAATATTAACAACAGGAACATTCCACAATGACGAAATTGAAAAAGACGATAATGAAAAAGTGTGGTTAGGTCTCTTTAAAACACCTGAAGGATACTCAATAGCTAAAACTAAATTAAATGCATCAAGAGTATATGATGCGGTTTTAGATGAAAATGAATATGAAAAAACAGCTTGGAATATAAAAACCGCAATAGAAGATACTTGCATTGTACTTATAGAACCTTTATCATTTATAAAAGAAAAAAGCATAGAAACCATTACTCTAAATGAAACTTTACTACCCAACCATTCAAAGAATTTTAATTTTTTAGGAATAGATTACAAATTAACTGCAACTGGAAATACAAAAAAAGATTCACAAATTTTAGATTATTATATTGTATCTAACTATAAACTATACCTTACAGCGTCAATAAATGGGAAAGATTATACTCAATTACTAGTTGCAAAACCATCCTTCGATTACCAAATGATCCGAATATTATTCGCTGGAGATATTGACGGAGATGGAAAATTAGATTTATTACTTGATACATCCTCACATTATAATGCTACAAGTCCCACATTATATCTTTCAAAACCTGCTATACAAGGATCTATAATTAGACCTATGGGGAAACACACAAGTGTAGGCTGCTAA
- a CDS encoding GNAT family N-acetyltransferase has protein sequence MTPYNFIPFPNLESNRLTYRAVEKTDINEVIALRGNAENMQYIPRPLVTNIDEALNHIKMIQDKIDSNEGINWAITEKGNNKMIGIIGHYKIKPEHFRCEIGYMLLPDYQNKGYVTEAIQTVLSYAFHNMKMNSVEALIDPRNTASERVLQKNGFIKEAHLIENEYYNGNFIDTVIYSLLKRNFIQ, from the coding sequence ATGACTCCATATAACTTTATTCCTTTTCCTAATTTAGAGAGTAATCGATTAACTTATAGAGCTGTAGAAAAAACAGATATTAATGAAGTAATTGCTCTTAGAGGAAATGCTGAAAATATGCAATACATTCCTAGACCATTAGTTACAAATATTGACGAAGCTTTAAATCATATAAAAATGATACAAGACAAAATAGATTCAAATGAAGGAATAAATTGGGCTATTACAGAAAAAGGAAATAATAAAATGATAGGCATAATAGGTCATTATAAAATAAAACCTGAACATTTTCGTTGTGAAATAGGCTATATGCTTCTACCCGATTATCAAAATAAAGGATATGTTACAGAAGCCATTCAAACTGTATTAAGTTATGCTTTCCATAACATGAAAATGAACTCCGTTGAAGCATTAATCGATCCTAGAAATACTGCTTCTGAGCGCGTTTTACAAAAAAATGGTTTTATAAAAGAAGCTCATTTAATAGAAAACGAATATTATAATGGAAATTTTATAGATACTGTAATTTATTCATTACTAAAAAGAAATTTCATACAATAA
- a CDS encoding ABC transporter ATP-binding protein, whose product MTEFQKQYIEVEELLNFEDYNQVIKRVIDFTLDTENITFYTKTNHFLNWLDTNDQNTPEKKEKLQNLLNELYTFLIQKECHIHQTIITVEQIKKVYNSSFVLGPINLDIKTGEIIGLVGENGNGKTTLLRSLCGELIPTSGYIRYHFEYEDIYDLRTKLVYIPQRTDTWSGSMYENLEFTASCYGYKPEENNLIIDLIITRLGLRKFRNYNWSGLSSGYKMRFELARMLLRKPKILLIDEPLANLDILAQQTILDDFRNIANSPFRPIAIVLSSQQLYEVEKTSNQVVFLKQGSQKNLNTENDITKHCIIEFESTQNLSDLKTAFTGLNIISIEQNGGTYIAIFPEDVDIINFMKTVINQNISINYMRNISNSTRRFFVN is encoded by the coding sequence ATGACCGAATTCCAAAAACAATATATAGAAGTAGAAGAACTTTTAAACTTTGAAGATTATAATCAAGTAATAAAAAGAGTTATTGATTTTACTCTAGATACTGAAAATATTACATTTTATACTAAAACTAATCATTTTTTAAATTGGTTAGATACTAATGACCAAAATACACCTGAAAAAAAAGAAAAATTACAAAACTTACTTAATGAGCTCTATACATTCTTAATTCAAAAAGAATGTCATATACATCAAACTATTATAACTGTAGAACAAATAAAAAAAGTTTATAATTCAAGCTTTGTATTAGGACCTATAAATTTAGACATTAAAACAGGAGAAATAATAGGTTTAGTAGGCGAAAATGGAAACGGAAAAACAACATTGCTACGTAGTTTATGTGGTGAATTAATACCTACATCTGGCTATATAAGATATCATTTTGAATATGAAGACATTTATGATTTAAGAACCAAACTAGTTTATATTCCGCAAAGAACAGATACTTGGAGTGGCTCTATGTATGAAAATCTAGAATTTACGGCAAGTTGTTATGGATATAAACCAGAAGAAAACAATTTAATAATCGACTTAATCATCACTCGATTAGGACTTCGAAAATTTAGAAACTATAATTGGAGTGGTTTATCTTCCGGTTACAAAATGCGATTCGAATTAGCTCGAATGTTACTCAGAAAACCTAAAATATTACTAATTGATGAACCATTAGCTAATCTAGATATTTTAGCACAACAAACCATATTAGATGATTTTAGAAATATTGCTAATTCACCCTTCAGACCTATTGCTATTGTTTTAAGTTCTCAACAATTATATGAAGTAGAAAAAACATCCAATCAAGTTGTATTTTTAAAACAAGGATCTCAAAAGAATTTAAACACTGAAAACGACATAACAAAACACTGCATTATTGAATTTGAAAGCACACAAAATCTAAGTGATTTGAAAACAGCTTTTACAGGATTAAATATAATATCGATAGAACAAAATGGGGGAACATATATTGCCATTTTTCCTGAAGATGTTGATATAATCAACTTTATGAAAACAGTAATCAATCAAAACATTTCAATTAATTATATGCGAAATATCTCAAACTCAACACGTCGTTTCTTCGTTAATTAA